One window of the Ureibacillus sp. FSL W7-1570 genome contains the following:
- a CDS encoding DUF2759 domain-containing protein, which translates to MNLLMVLFGLIAILSLVAAFRAIKAKNVLAIIFGLASGIVFGWFVIMTIVHQGYPPAI; encoded by the coding sequence ATGAACTTATTAATGGTTTTATTTGGTTTAATTGCAATTCTTTCATTAGTTGCTGCATTCCGCGCAATCAAAGCGAAAAATGTACTCGCTATCATTTTTGGACTTGCTTCTGGTATAGTTTTTGGTTGGTTTGTAATCATGACTATCGTTCACCAAGGCTATCCACCAGCAATATAA
- the comGC gene encoding competence type IV pilus major pilin ComGC: protein MKNQKGFTLIEMLIVLFIISILILITVPNIMKHMNTIDDKGCKAYVQMVQGQVESYRMEHKTIPTLDDLVEKEYLKEGMEKCPNGMDIEIQSDGTVNVAKN, encoded by the coding sequence ATGAAAAATCAGAAAGGTTTCACATTGATCGAGATGCTGATCGTGCTGTTTATCATTTCCATCCTGATTTTGATCACTGTTCCAAACATCATGAAACACATGAATACGATTGATGACAAAGGTTGCAAGGCGTACGTGCAGATGGTGCAGGGCCAGGTGGAATCTTACCGAATGGAACACAAAACCATTCCCACATTGGACGATTTGGTAGAAAAAGAATATTTGAAAGAAGGGATGGAGAAATGTCCAAATGGAATGGATATTGAAATTCAATCGGACGGAACGGTTAATGTGGCCAAAAATTGA
- a CDS encoding helix-turn-helix domain-containing protein, giving the protein MLHPLKIASTLADETRFQIYEYMLQQKRFFTVQDIADKFNIHPNVARLHLTKLAEINLITADFLKSGKGGRPGRIYKVSEQGVDLSFPKREDKHLIKWAIELVYEFGQEGLEKAKKISYEDGYSEMRSRLVKMNSPINFEDRVEMLSEAALLVGYIPKIVDTEKGKKVILTIYNCPFRSQLTEHSDIICDLHKSYIKGQIDALFEENSFVQFESMIHDCEFCKYEINVPNIAL; this is encoded by the coding sequence ATGTTGCATCCATTAAAAATTGCGAGTACTTTGGCAGATGAAACTCGTTTCCAAATATATGAATACATGTTGCAACAAAAAAGATTTTTTACCGTTCAAGATATTGCAGATAAATTCAACATCCACCCGAACGTGGCAAGATTGCATTTAACAAAACTCGCGGAAATCAACCTGATCACCGCTGATTTTCTAAAATCAGGGAAAGGCGGAAGACCCGGCCGTATTTACAAAGTGTCTGAACAAGGAGTCGACTTGAGTTTTCCAAAACGGGAAGACAAACATTTGATCAAATGGGCGATTGAACTTGTTTATGAATTTGGCCAAGAAGGGTTGGAAAAAGCGAAGAAAATCAGTTATGAAGATGGATACAGCGAAATGCGGTCCCGTCTTGTAAAAATGAATTCGCCAATCAATTTTGAAGACAGAGTGGAAATGTTGTCCGAAGCGGCTTTACTTGTCGGGTACATTCCGAAAATCGTGGATACTGAAAAAGGAAAAAAAGTCATTTTGACAATCTACAATTGCCCTTTCAGAAGCCAGCTCACAGAACATAGCGATATTATATGCGATCTTCATAAATCCTATATTAAAGGGCAAATCGATGCGTTATTTGAAGAAAACAGTTTTGTTCAATTTGAAAGCATGATTCATGATTGCGAGTTTTGCAAGTATGAAATCAATGTGCCAAATATAGCGTTGTAA
- the gcvPA gene encoding aminomethyl-transferring glycine dehydrogenase subunit GcvPA → MKHRYLPMTEQDKQEMLATIGVESIDDLFADIPEEVRFKGLYNIKEAVSESELLKELKALADKNTNTESAVSFLGAGVYNHYKPAIVDHVISRSEFYTAYTPYQPEISQGELQAIFEFQTMIAELTGMDLANSSMYDGGTALAEAGMLAAGSTRRKKLLVSEAIHPEYREVVKTYAYGQSIEVVTVPTKDGVTDIEALKELIDEQTAAIMVQYPNFFGQIEDIKKIGEMAHEAKGLFIVSANPLALGVLTPPGKLGADITVGDVQPFGIPESFGGPHCGYFATTSKLMRKVPGRLVGQTVDQDGRRGFVLTLQAREQHIRREKATSNICSNQALLALAASVAMTALGKRGIQEMAKQNIVKTRYAKTAFEKAGFTVPFQGAHFNEIVVKVNKPVSEINQKLLEKGIIGGYDLGRDYPHLENHVLIAVTELRTKEEIDQLVQEMGAYNA, encoded by the coding sequence ATGAAGCATCGATATCTTCCAATGACGGAACAGGACAAACAGGAAATGCTCGCTACCATTGGAGTGGAAAGCATTGACGATTTATTTGCGGACATTCCAGAAGAGGTGCGTTTTAAAGGGCTTTACAATATTAAAGAGGCAGTATCTGAATCTGAATTATTGAAAGAACTGAAAGCATTAGCAGATAAAAATACGAATACGGAATCAGCTGTTTCATTTTTGGGCGCAGGTGTATACAATCACTATAAACCTGCCATTGTTGATCATGTCATTTCCCGTTCGGAATTCTATACCGCTTATACGCCATATCAACCGGAAATTTCACAAGGGGAATTACAGGCAATTTTTGAATTCCAGACAATGATTGCGGAATTGACGGGAATGGATTTGGCCAACTCGTCCATGTATGATGGGGGAACGGCTCTTGCAGAGGCGGGAATGCTTGCCGCCGGTTCCACTAGACGGAAAAAACTTTTAGTGTCTGAAGCTATTCATCCGGAATACCGTGAAGTCGTGAAAACTTATGCCTATGGCCAATCCATTGAAGTGGTGACAGTGCCAACCAAGGATGGCGTCACAGATATTGAAGCGTTGAAAGAATTGATCGATGAACAAACAGCCGCGATTATGGTGCAATATCCAAACTTCTTCGGCCAAATTGAAGACATTAAAAAAATTGGCGAAATGGCCCATGAAGCGAAAGGATTATTCATTGTATCAGCCAACCCGCTGGCATTAGGCGTTTTAACACCTCCTGGAAAATTGGGTGCGGATATTACGGTTGGAGATGTGCAACCGTTCGGAATTCCTGAAAGTTTCGGAGGGCCGCATTGCGGTTATTTTGCCACAACGTCAAAATTAATGCGCAAAGTTCCTGGACGTTTGGTCGGACAAACGGTGGACCAGGACGGACGGCGCGGTTTCGTGTTGACGTTGCAAGCCCGTGAACAACATATTCGCCGGGAAAAAGCGACTTCAAATATCTGTTCCAACCAAGCCTTGCTTGCCCTTGCCGCTTCTGTTGCCATGACGGCTTTAGGCAAACGCGGCATCCAAGAGATGGCGAAGCAAAATATTGTAAAAACTCGTTATGCAAAAACGGCATTTGAGAAAGCAGGATTCACGGTTCCGTTCCAAGGGGCTCATTTTAACGAAATCGTTGTGAAAGTGAATAAGCCGGTGAGTGAGATCAATCAAAAATTATTGGAAAAAGGCATCATTGGCGGCTATGATTTGGGCCGCGACTATCCGCATCTTGAGAACCATGTACTGATTGCCGTAACAGAATTGCGTACGAAAGAAGAAATTGACCAACTCGTGCAAGAAATGGGGGCTTACAATGCATAA
- the comGA gene encoding competence type IV pilus ATPase ComGA has product MICLDVESVVETKSNQLLLKALHFGASDIYIEPAPNQYIIHFRKYGKLFPAGHYPIHLGERIISYFKFKSSLDISEKRKPQSGSFEESLSDHLYAFRVSTLPSVYKRESLVIRLFLQNASYPISSLCYFRHSAENLLRLVSNHQGLILFCGATGTGKTTTLYSLAKYCSETLGRHVISLEDPVENSQSHMLQIQVNERAGITYASGLKAILRHSPDVILIGEIRDEETAQIAVRASLSGHLVLSTIHAKDTVNCIYRLRDLNVSLEEIRQAVIAIIAQCLIPTQDSDGRKAIYEILAGDFLNEAIKAAMEGKEYRLPVEQTLEYQITWIDSGEHHATSNR; this is encoded by the coding sequence GTGATCTGTTTGGATGTAGAGTCTGTCGTTGAGACAAAATCCAACCAGCTTTTGTTGAAGGCTTTGCATTTTGGAGCCAGCGACATTTATATTGAACCGGCTCCAAACCAATACATCATTCATTTTCGGAAATATGGAAAGCTGTTCCCTGCAGGCCATTACCCCATCCATTTAGGTGAACGAATCATCTCCTATTTCAAATTCAAATCTTCTTTGGATATCAGTGAAAAAAGAAAACCCCAAAGCGGTTCCTTTGAAGAATCGTTGAGTGACCATTTGTATGCCTTTCGGGTATCCACTTTGCCTTCCGTTTATAAAAGAGAAAGCCTCGTGATTCGATTATTTCTTCAAAATGCCTCATATCCCATTTCTTCTTTATGTTATTTTCGCCATTCAGCAGAAAACTTATTACGATTGGTTTCAAATCATCAAGGGCTGATTTTGTTTTGCGGGGCGACCGGAACCGGCAAAACGACCACTCTGTATTCTTTGGCCAAATATTGCAGCGAAACATTGGGCAGGCATGTGATTTCGCTGGAAGATCCGGTGGAAAACAGCCAGTCCCATATGCTTCAAATTCAGGTGAATGAACGGGCGGGAATTACCTATGCCAGCGGATTGAAAGCGATTCTGCGGCATTCCCCCGATGTGATCCTGATAGGTGAAATCAGGGATGAAGAGACCGCTCAAATTGCCGTCCGCGCCTCATTGTCGGGTCATTTGGTGTTGTCCACCATCCATGCAAAAGATACGGTGAATTGCATCTACCGGCTACGGGATTTGAATGTTTCTTTGGAAGAAATTCGGCAAGCCGTGATAGCGATTATTGCGCAATGTTTAATACCAACTCAAGATAGCGATGGCCGAAAAGCCATATATGAAATTTTGGCCGGTGATTTTTTAAATGAAGCGATTAAAGCCGCCATGGAGGGAAAGGAGTACCGATTGCCTGTTGAACAAACGCTGGAGTATCAAATTACGTGGATTGATTCAGGAGAACACCATGCTACATCAAATAGGTAA
- the comGF gene encoding competence type IV pilus minor pilin ComGF → MHRCQWRVRNNRNGFTLIEALFHLLTFTLLAQLILAIYLLIQQWNDTFLADEQIKWEIFIQDFQQYLIDIEDVYWMANSLYIVESPSKTLKINKISDVIRLQVNGQGYVPLLIGIQNAEFVISDNLLTVKVRFLNGIEKERTLFVQYKK, encoded by the coding sequence ATGCATCGATGCCAATGGAGAGTACGAAACAATAGAAACGGCTTTACACTGATTGAGGCGCTTTTTCATCTGCTGACTTTCACCCTGCTCGCCCAGCTCATATTGGCCATATATTTATTGATACAACAATGGAACGATACCTTTCTTGCGGACGAACAGATAAAATGGGAAATTTTTATACAGGATTTTCAACAATATTTGATTGATATCGAGGATGTTTATTGGATGGCAAATTCTTTATACATAGTCGAATCACCATCGAAAACCCTCAAAATTAACAAGATTTCAGATGTCATCCGGCTGCAAGTAAACGGGCAGGGATATGTGCCGTTGCTCATTGGAATTCAAAATGCCGAGTTTGTCATCTCGGACAACCTGTTGACAGTGAAAGTCAGGTTTTTGAATGGAATAGAGAAGGAGAGAACGTTATTTGTCCAATATAAAAAATGA
- a CDS encoding MBL fold metallo-hydrolase has translation MLDVKILTVGPVQANCYIVSNEAKDCIIFDPGEEGDRIISAIQAQQLRPKAVFLTHAHFDHIGAVDEVREAFNIPVYIHKEEEDWLMDPNKNGSGKYAALPTYRLQPADVIIDKEQSFEVAGMRFSAVFTPGHSPGSISYIFKEDGFAIVGDTLFQGSIGRTDLLGGSMEVLLSSIHEKLLVLPDDFIIYPGHGPYTTPAHEMDSNPFLHGF, from the coding sequence TTGTTGGATGTGAAAATATTGACTGTCGGACCTGTGCAGGCGAATTGCTACATCGTGAGCAATGAAGCGAAAGATTGCATCATTTTTGATCCCGGTGAAGAGGGGGATAGAATCATTTCGGCCATACAAGCCCAACAGTTGCGACCAAAGGCGGTCTTTTTGACTCACGCCCATTTTGACCATATTGGCGCTGTGGATGAAGTAAGGGAAGCTTTCAATATCCCTGTATACATCCATAAAGAAGAAGAGGATTGGTTGATGGATCCAAATAAAAACGGGTCCGGAAAATATGCGGCATTGCCAACCTATCGTTTGCAACCGGCTGATGTAATCATCGACAAAGAACAATCGTTTGAAGTGGCCGGCATGAGGTTTTCAGCCGTATTTACCCCTGGCCATTCACCAGGAAGCATTTCCTATATTTTTAAGGAAGATGGATTTGCCATTGTGGGCGACACACTGTTTCAAGGAAGCATCGGCCGGACGGATCTCCTCGGCGGTTCCATGGAAGTGTTGCTTTCATCCATTCATGAGAAATTGCTTGTGCTGCCTGATGACTTTATTATTTATCCAGGCCATGGCCCTTATACAACACCTGCCCATGAGATGGATTCAAATCCGTTTCTGCATGGATTTTAA
- a CDS encoding shikimate kinase: MRKIYLVGFMGCGKSAIGRQLSYVLRMPFYDMDKEIVRQQGMPIPEIFEKYGEEHFRNLETEFLRNFRDEACIIATGGGVAMRPENREIMRRTGLVFFLDAPFEDIYNRIKNDKNRPIAQRSTKKELERLFYYRRKFYKRAAHIRVFTHNRTIRQVVNYMAFQVNRLKGE, translated from the coding sequence ATGAGAAAAATATATTTGGTAGGATTCATGGGATGCGGAAAGAGTGCAATTGGACGCCAATTAAGCTATGTATTGCGGATGCCCTTTTATGATATGGATAAAGAGATTGTAAGGCAACAGGGGATGCCGATTCCTGAAATTTTTGAAAAATACGGAGAGGAGCATTTTCGGAATCTCGAAACGGAATTTTTGAGAAATTTCCGGGATGAAGCTTGTATTATTGCCACTGGCGGCGGGGTTGCGATGAGACCGGAAAACCGGGAAATCATGAGAAGGACAGGCCTCGTTTTCTTTCTGGATGCTCCTTTTGAAGATATTTACAACCGGATCAAAAATGATAAAAATCGCCCGATCGCCCAACGTTCGACAAAAAAAGAGCTGGAACGACTATTTTATTACAGAAGAAAATTTTATAAAAGAGCAGCCCATATCCGCGTCTTTACGCATAATCGAACAATCCGTCAAGTGGTAAATTACATGGCATTCCAAGTGAACCGTTTGAAAGGCGAATGA
- the comGD gene encoding competence type IV pilus minor pilin ComGD, whose protein sequence is MKDEKGFTLLEMLLVLMIVSLIGMIGVTIPVKMTEKMIVEQFFHQLKLDIQMAQMWALENEKGCYVSFSSSNSYRIYHQMNDVLIERKIPDMISINDFSNLSTLSINTKGGVKNFGTITFQTPYGEKSIIINIDKGRIRYVE, encoded by the coding sequence ATGAAAGATGAGAAAGGCTTTACTTTGCTGGAAATGCTGTTAGTGTTGATGATTGTGTCATTGATTGGCATGATCGGTGTGACAATCCCGGTCAAAATGACGGAAAAAATGATTGTGGAACAGTTCTTCCACCAATTGAAACTGGACATCCAAATGGCTCAAATGTGGGCGCTCGAAAATGAGAAGGGCTGTTATGTTTCTTTTTCATCCTCGAACAGTTACCGGATATATCATCAAATGAATGACGTCCTCATCGAGAGAAAAATTCCGGATATGATTTCGATTAATGATTTCAGCAATTTGTCCACTCTATCCATCAATACAAAGGGCGGGGTAAAAAACTTCGGGACGATCACTTTTCAGACCCCGTACGGAGAAAAAAGCATCATCATCAACATCGATAAAGGAAGAATCCGTTATGTGGAATGA
- the comGB gene encoding competence type IV pilus assembly protein ComGB translates to MLHQIGKSVDFPFFKNRKDKVRNVPSLLKRIGTLMKEGYTFSDALFMLLPYHVDDPEKWNGMMQQQFNSGSRVSDILKYFPIPKHFLLLTNIAEEKGELAESLHHISGQMEFQREMARKVAKLLAYPVFLITILAIVFVIFRNYFLPNMQQIATSTNSAGIASLKLAMVLLHFPDFLIAATVVGVVSTIGMIHYIRKRDIAEQLNMLLKIPVVNYVYKLHLTRQFSHLLGSLLLSGISLQHALSILEEQEMSRHVSYVAALLKHRVIFGDSLGEAVKILGLFTPKFDEFIKHGERSGHLGREMLIFSELLDGKIQSMLKTCMATIQPLFFILIALCIVAAYISMLLPVYDLVEIM, encoded by the coding sequence ATGCTACATCAAATAGGTAAAAGTGTCGATTTCCCTTTTTTCAAAAACAGGAAGGACAAAGTGCGCAACGTTCCATCCCTTTTAAAACGGATTGGGACATTAATGAAAGAAGGGTACACCTTTTCGGATGCTTTGTTCATGCTGCTTCCGTATCACGTGGATGATCCGGAAAAATGGAATGGCATGATGCAGCAACAATTCAACAGTGGTTCACGGGTTTCGGATATATTGAAATATTTTCCCATCCCCAAACATTTTCTGCTATTAACAAATATTGCGGAAGAGAAAGGGGAGTTGGCGGAATCGTTGCACCACATCAGCGGACAAATGGAATTTCAGCGGGAGATGGCAAGAAAAGTGGCCAAGCTGTTGGCATATCCGGTTTTTTTGATAACGATATTGGCAATCGTTTTTGTTATATTTCGGAACTATTTTTTGCCGAATATGCAACAAATTGCAACGTCCACCAATTCAGCGGGGATTGCCAGCCTAAAATTGGCCATGGTATTGCTTCATTTTCCGGATTTTCTGATTGCGGCCACAGTTGTCGGCGTGGTGTCAACAATTGGCATGATTCACTATATACGTAAACGTGATATTGCAGAGCAGTTGAACATGCTGCTTAAAATCCCTGTTGTCAATTATGTTTATAAATTGCATTTGACAAGACAATTTTCCCATTTGCTTGGAAGTTTATTGTTATCCGGTATTTCTCTTCAACATGCATTGTCGATCCTGGAAGAACAAGAAATGAGCCGGCATGTGTCTTATGTCGCCGCATTATTGAAACATAGGGTTATTTTCGGCGATTCATTGGGGGAAGCGGTGAAAATCCTCGGATTGTTTACACCCAAGTTTGATGAATTTATAAAGCATGGTGAAAGAAGCGGCCACCTGGGACGTGAAATGCTCATTTTCAGCGAATTGCTTGATGGGAAAATCCAATCGATGCTCAAAACTTGCATGGCAACCATTCAGCCGCTTTTCTTCATACTGATTGCCCTTTGCATTGTTGCGGCTTATATCAGCATGCTGCTTCCGGTATACGACCTGGTGGAAATCATGTGA
- the gcvPB gene encoding aminomethyl-transferring glycine dehydrogenase subunit GcvPB, whose translation MHNENQPLIFELSKEGRIGYSLPELDVPEVELSELIPQEYLREEPAELPEVSELDIMRHYTALSRRNHGVDSGFYPLGSCTMKYNPKINEEVARFSGFANIHPLQDESTVQGAMELMYELQTALKEITGMDEVTLQPAAGAHGEWTALMLIRAYHEANGEGHRNKVIVPDSAHGTNPASAAVAGFEIITVKSDENGLVDLEDLRRVVREDTAALMLTNPNTLGLFEEHIVEIAEIVHSVGGKVYYDGANLNAVMSKARPGDMGFDCVHLNLHKTFTGPHGGGGPGSGPVGVKKDLIPFLPKPVLVKKEDGTFHFDYDRPQSIGRVKPFYGNFGINVRAYAYIRSMGPEGLKLVTEYAVLNANYMMRRLSPYFDLPYDRHCKHEFVLSGRRQKKLGVRTLDIAKRLLDFGYHPPTIYFPLIVEEGMMIEPTETESKETLDAFCDALIQIAKEAEENPSIVQEAPHTTVVSRLDETQAARHPVLRYQKQ comes from the coding sequence ATGCATAACGAAAATCAACCGCTCATTTTTGAATTATCAAAAGAAGGCCGCATCGGTTACAGCTTGCCGGAATTGGATGTGCCCGAAGTGGAATTATCCGAATTGATTCCGCAAGAATATTTGCGTGAAGAGCCGGCCGAGCTTCCGGAAGTGTCTGAATTGGATATTATGCGCCACTACACTGCGCTGTCCCGCCGCAATCATGGTGTGGATTCCGGGTTTTATCCGCTGGGCTCATGCACAATGAAATACAATCCGAAAATAAATGAAGAAGTTGCCCGTTTCTCCGGATTTGCAAACATTCATCCATTGCAGGATGAATCTACAGTGCAAGGGGCAATGGAATTGATGTATGAACTGCAAACGGCTTTAAAAGAAATTACCGGCATGGATGAAGTGACATTGCAACCTGCTGCCGGCGCCCATGGTGAATGGACGGCGTTGATGTTGATCCGTGCCTATCATGAAGCGAATGGGGAAGGGCACCGGAACAAAGTGATTGTACCGGACTCTGCCCATGGTACGAACCCTGCCAGCGCTGCAGTTGCCGGATTCGAAATCATTACGGTGAAATCCGATGAAAACGGATTGGTCGACTTGGAAGATTTGCGCCGTGTCGTCAGGGAAGATACAGCGGCTCTCATGTTGACAAATCCGAACACGCTCGGTTTGTTTGAAGAACATATTGTCGAGATTGCCGAAATTGTTCATAGCGTCGGCGGGAAAGTATACTATGATGGAGCCAACTTGAATGCGGTTATGTCCAAAGCGCGCCCTGGCGATATGGGATTTGACTGCGTTCACTTGAACTTGCATAAAACCTTTACTGGCCCGCACGGTGGGGGAGGTCCAGGCTCCGGTCCGGTTGGCGTGAAAAAAGATCTAATCCCATTCTTGCCAAAACCGGTGCTTGTGAAAAAAGAAGATGGCACGTTCCATTTCGATTACGACCGTCCGCAATCCATCGGCCGGGTTAAACCATTCTACGGCAACTTCGGCATCAATGTGCGTGCCTATGCGTATATTCGCTCCATGGGTCCGGAAGGATTAAAATTGGTGACAGAGTATGCCGTATTAAATGCGAATTACATGATGAGAAGACTTTCGCCATATTTCGACCTGCCATATGATCGCCATTGCAAACATGAATTCGTTCTATCCGGACGCCGTCAGAAAAAACTGGGTGTCCGCACGTTGGATATTGCGAAACGTCTTCTTGATTTCGGCTACCATCCACCGACAATCTACTTCCCGTTGATTGTGGAAGAAGGAATGATGATTGAGCCGACGGAAACCGAATCAAAGGAAACGTTGGATGCTTTCTGTGATGCGCTGATTCAAATTGCAAAAGAAGCGGAGGAGAATCCTTCGATCGTTCAAGAAGCACCGCATACAACGGTTGTAAGCCGCCTGGATGAAACGCAGGCTGCAAGACATCCGGTTTTGCGTTATCAAAAGCAATAA
- a CDS encoding DUF2626 family protein, translated as MANMYKVLAFWTGIFAVMFYLGDMVEVSLLFVGNSVLFLLLGFLNLSERMYMYIFGAYLTIFFAGFTYYTTFIHVPGAGH; from the coding sequence ATGGCTAATATGTATAAAGTTTTAGCATTCTGGACAGGTATTTTCGCCGTAATGTTCTACCTTGGCGATATGGTCGAGGTTTCGCTATTATTTGTTGGTAATTCGGTATTATTCTTATTATTAGGCTTCTTAAACCTTTCAGAACGCATGTACATGTACATTTTCGGAGCATATTTGACAATATTCTTTGCTGGTTTCACTTATTACACGACATTTATACACGTACCTGGTGCGGGACATTAA
- the gcvT gene encoding glycine cleavage system aminomethyltransferase GcvT, with amino-acid sequence MMGELKRTPLFDEYAKYGAKTIDFGGWELPVQFSSIKEEHEAVRKRAGLFDVSHMGEIIVEGKDALGFLQKILSNDISKIPVGGAQYNVMCYENGGVVDDLIVYNLGNDQYLLVVNAANIEKDFEWLKKHAQGEVDITNKSDEYAMIALQGPLSEKILQTLTEEELKEIKPFHFKASATVGGYPVLLSRSGYTGEDGFELYGEPKAIVALWHKILGAGKEDGLIPCGLGARDTLRFEACLPLYGQELSESISPLEAGIGFAVKLQKESDFIGKEALIKQKEQGLSRKLVGIEMIEKGIPRHGYKVFKGDAEIGVVTTGTQVPSTKRNLGLALLDSQYADLGTEVDVEIRNKKVKAQVVPKPFYKREK; translated from the coding sequence TTGATGGGAGAATTAAAAAGAACACCATTATTTGACGAGTATGCCAAATATGGTGCGAAAACCATTGACTTTGGAGGATGGGAACTGCCTGTCCAATTTTCATCGATCAAAGAAGAACATGAAGCTGTAAGAAAACGAGCAGGACTATTTGACGTATCCCATATGGGAGAAATCATTGTCGAAGGGAAAGATGCGCTCGGGTTCCTGCAAAAAATATTATCCAATGACATCTCAAAAATTCCTGTAGGTGGCGCACAATACAATGTAATGTGCTATGAAAATGGCGGGGTTGTTGATGATTTAATCGTATACAACCTTGGAAATGATCAGTATCTGCTTGTAGTGAATGCTGCGAATATTGAGAAAGATTTTGAATGGCTGAAAAAGCATGCCCAAGGCGAAGTGGATATTACAAACAAATCCGATGAATATGCCATGATTGCTCTTCAAGGGCCGCTTTCAGAAAAAATATTGCAAACATTGACGGAGGAAGAGTTGAAAGAAATAAAACCATTCCATTTCAAAGCTTCCGCAACGGTTGGCGGCTATCCGGTATTGCTTTCCCGCAGCGGTTATACAGGAGAAGACGGGTTTGAACTATATGGGGAGCCGAAAGCGATTGTGGCACTGTGGCATAAAATTTTAGGGGCCGGAAAAGAGGATGGACTCATTCCGTGTGGTCTTGGCGCCCGTGACACATTGCGCTTTGAAGCATGTCTGCCGCTTTATGGGCAAGAATTATCTGAATCCATCTCACCTCTTGAAGCAGGTATCGGATTTGCGGTGAAACTTCAAAAAGAGTCGGATTTTATCGGCAAGGAAGCGCTAATCAAACAAAAGGAACAAGGGCTTTCAAGAAAACTTGTCGGCATTGAAATGATTGAAAAAGGTATTCCTCGCCATGGCTATAAAGTCTTTAAAGGTGACGCAGAAATCGGCGTTGTAACAACCGGAACACAAGTACCTTCCACAAAACGGAATTTGGGATTAGCCCTGTTGGATAGCCAATATGCTGATTTGGGCACAGAAGTGGATGTGGAAATCCGGAATAAGAAGGTAAAAGCGCAAGTGGTGCCGAAACCTTTTTATAAACGGGAAAAATAA
- a CDS encoding rhodanese-like domain-containing protein encodes MATVLYTIAIILGVIIIYVVVSSFRLKKAVTNLTQEEFIKGYRKAQLIDVREAKEFESGHILGARNIPFTQLRQRYKEIRPDLPVYLYCQNMTRSSRAALFLKKKGYNQLYQLQGGFKTWTGKVKTKN; translated from the coding sequence GTGGCGACAGTATTATATACAATTGCAATCATTCTAGGAGTCATCATTATCTATGTGGTTGTCAGCTCATTCCGTTTGAAAAAGGCTGTCACAAATTTGACGCAGGAGGAATTCATCAAAGGATACCGCAAAGCCCAACTGATTGATGTTCGGGAAGCGAAGGAATTCGAATCGGGACATATCCTGGGAGCACGCAACATTCCTTTCACCCAATTGCGTCAACGTTACAAAGAAATTCGTCCGGATCTTCCTGTATATTTATATTGCCAAAATATGACGAGAAGTTCACGGGCAGCGCTTTTCCTGAAGAAAAAGGGCTATAACCAGCTTTATCAACTTCAAGGCGGTTTTAAAACTTGGACAGGAAAAGTGAAAACGAAAAATTAA